The following are from one region of the Pseudomonas lalucatii genome:
- the pheS gene encoding phenylalanine--tRNA ligase subunit alpha: MENLDVLVSQALEAVSHTDDVSALEQLRVHYLGKKGELTQVMKTLGSLSAEERPQAGALINAAKDRVQDALNTRKAALEQAALSAKLAAERIDVTLPGRGQASGGLHPVTRTLERVEQFFTRIGYGIAEGPEVENDYHNFEALNIPGHHPARAMHDTFYFNANMLLRTHTSPVQVRTMESQQPPIRIVCPGRVYRCDSDITHSPMFHQVEGLLVDEGVSFADLKGTIEEFLRVFFEKPLGVRFRPSFFPFTEPSAEVDMQCVMCSGKGCRVCKQTGWLEVMGCGMVHPNVLRMSGIDPEKYQGFAFGMGVERLAMLRYGVNDLRLFFDNDLRFLAQFR; this comes from the coding sequence ATGGAAAATCTGGATGTGCTGGTCTCGCAAGCGCTTGAGGCCGTTAGCCACACCGACGATGTGAGCGCCCTGGAGCAGCTGCGGGTTCACTATCTGGGCAAGAAGGGCGAGCTGACCCAGGTGATGAAGACCCTGGGCAGCCTGTCCGCGGAAGAGCGCCCACAAGCCGGGGCCTTGATCAATGCGGCCAAGGACAGGGTCCAGGACGCACTGAATACTCGTAAGGCGGCACTCGAGCAGGCCGCGCTGAGCGCCAAGCTGGCGGCCGAACGCATCGACGTGACCCTGCCGGGGCGCGGTCAGGCTTCAGGCGGCCTGCATCCGGTGACCCGGACTCTGGAGCGGGTCGAGCAGTTCTTCACTCGGATAGGCTACGGCATCGCCGAAGGCCCCGAGGTGGAAAACGATTACCACAACTTCGAGGCGCTCAACATCCCCGGCCACCATCCGGCGCGGGCGATGCATGACACCTTCTATTTCAACGCGAATATGCTGCTGCGCACCCACACTTCGCCGGTTCAGGTGCGTACCATGGAATCGCAGCAGCCGCCGATCCGCATCGTCTGCCCAGGGCGGGTGTATCGCTGCGACTCCGATATCACCCACTCGCCGATGTTCCACCAGGTCGAAGGCCTGCTGGTCGACGAGGGCGTCAGCTTCGCCGACCTGAAAGGCACCATCGAGGAGTTCCTCCGGGTGTTCTTCGAGAAACCGCTGGGTGTGCGCTTCCGCCCGTCCTTCTTCCCTTTCACCGAGCCTTCGGCGGAAGTCGATATGCAGTGCGTGATGTGCAGCGGCAAGGGTTGCCGCGTGTGCAAGCAGACCGGCTGGCTGGAGGTGATGGGCTGCGGCATGGTCCACCCGAACGTGTTGCGCATGTCCGGTATCGACCCCGAGAAATACCAGGGCTTCGCCTTTGGTATGGGGGTGGAGCGCCTCGCCATGCTGCGTTACGGCGTCAACGACTTGCGCCTGTTCTTCGATAACGACCTGCGATTCCTGGCGCAATTTCGCTAG